In Vanacampus margaritifer isolate UIUO_Vmar chromosome 9, RoL_Vmar_1.0, whole genome shotgun sequence, the following proteins share a genomic window:
- the scn1ba gene encoding sodium channel, voltage-gated, type I, beta a yields the protein MSALTEAPLTFISLVLLVALQAGMCTGACVEVDSDTEAVANRGFKLGCISCKRRGEVMATASVTWLFKAVGDADYSHLYSYGDQHGWILDERFESRVQWRGSRHTLDLQDGSIYIVNITFNDTGSYMCVFSRVLFYNDYSFHTNTSKIIHVRVVPKMTRGIASILSEVMMYVAIIGLQLWLLVEMIYCYRKISAAGEEALRESAAEYLAVASENKDNCAAVQVAE from the exons CGGGCATGTGCACTGGTGCGTGTGTGGAGGTGGACTCAGACACGGAGGCGGTGGCCAACCGAGGCTTCAAACTGGGCTGCATCTCATGCAAGAGGAGGGGCGAGGTCATGGCCACCGCCAGCGTCACCTGGCTCTTCAAGGCCGTCGGCGACGCCGACTACTCACAC CTGTACAGCTACGGGGATCAGCACGGCTGGATCTTGGACGAACGCTTCGAGTCGCGCGTGCAGTGGCGCGGCAGCCGACATACGCTGGACCTCCAGGACGGCTCCATCTACATCGTCAACATCACCTTCAACGACACGGGCAGCTACATGTGCGTGTTCAGCCGCGTGCTCTTCTACAATGACTACAGCTTCCACACCAACACCAGCAAGATCATTCACGTACGCGTGGTGCCCAAAA TGACGCGAGGGATAGCCTCCATCCTGTCTGAGGTGATGATGTACGTGGCCATCATCGGTCTGCAGCTGTGGCTTCTGGTGGAGATGATCTACTGCTACAGGAAGATCTCGGCGGCCGGCGAGGAGGCCTTGAGGGAGAGCGC GGCCGAGTACTTAGCCGTAGCATCTGAAAACAAAGACAACTGCGCAGCTGTGCAGGTGGCAGAGTAA